A region from the Canis lupus dingo isolate Sandy chromosome 9, ASM325472v2, whole genome shotgun sequence genome encodes:
- the LOC112677403 gene encoding uncharacterized protein LOC112677403, with translation MCPASTPRLALCDCPTTLGPRPHCCPPGVRPVGADGGENTKYVEWSATATSPLPLRMLRLMWPEARVTKLRLFHPRGFPEAVHMGIWGHKPPGAGGEDQAAKERDGPSVATPTPRPLASRAMWRAARSTHWVCHTRVQNSAPSPTDLWHCCHLPSAPNSMVRHRRCEDTRRSHVGPRTETCLPKITTTLHLASSSQQSRSSLSMPQLHDDGSQARRSSTSVNEAGRLLLQTTLPWGLCLHVGTGPSLTPQAWPLCRSMGPPAPPLGHARLGRNAQAVNCHGGRRGLLLRLLPGTSGTFSRESLVGYARAPKSGGKQRQIGATEGSGLTSWPNLLWLGGGCQDGGHGGSEDKSPAGTPFPGSPSAYGNMYWVLVAKEKTEAQGAQSSHTSAQPLGQRSSPGHPHCGRQPVSPRDP, from the exons ATGTGTCCAGCATCCACCCCACGCCTCGCCCTGTGTGATTGCCCCACTACCCTCGGGCCCAGGCCTCACTGTTGCCCTCCTGGGGTGAGGCCGGTGGGAGCAGACGGTGGAGAAAACACCAAGTATGTTGAGTGGTCAGCCACGGCCACAAGCCCTTTACCTCTGCGGATGCTCAGACTCATGTGGCCTGAGGCCAGAGTGACAAAGCTGAGGCTCTTCCACCCGCGGGGATTTCCTGAGGCTGTCCACATGGGCATTTGGGGACATAAGCCaccaggggcggggggagaggacCAGGCAGCTAAAGAACGAGATGGCCCTTCCGTTGCCACACCAACACCAAGACCTCTGGCAAGCAGGGCCATGTGGAGGGCGGCAAGGAGCACCCACTGGGTCTGCCACACCAGGGTTCAAAACTCGGCTCCCTCACCAACTGACCTGTGGCACTGCTGTCACCTACCGAGTGCTCCCAACTCCATGGTCAGACACAG GCGCTGTGAGGACACAAGGAGGTCACACGTGGGACCGAGAACTGAAACGTGTCTACCTAAGATAACCACCACCCTCCACCTCGCCTCCTCATCCCAGCAGAGCAGGAGCAGCCTCTCGATGCCCCAACTCCACGATGACGGCAGCCAGGCTCGGAGAAGCAGCACGTCTGTCAACGAAGCAGGAAGGCTCTTGCTGCAGACCACTCTTCCCTGGGGCCTGTGCCTCCACGTGGGCACTGGTCCCTCTCTGACCCCCCAGGCTTGGCCTCTATGCAGGAGCAtggggcccccagccccgccccttgGCCATGCCAGGCTGGGGAGAAACGCCCAGGCAGTAAACTGCCacgggggccggcggggcctgCTTCTGCGTCTGCTGCCAGGGACCTCCGGCACCTTCTCAAGGGAGTCCCTAGTGGGATACGCCAGGGCCCCCAAATCaggagggaaacaaaggcaaattgGGGCCACAGAAGGGTCTGGCCTCACCTCCTGGCCCAATCTATTGTGGCTGGGTGGGGGATGCCAAGATGGGGGTCATGGAGGGAGTGAAGATAAAAGCCCAGCTGGGACCCCATTCCCCGGGTCCCCATCAGCCTATGGCAACATGTACTGGGTACTGGttgcaaaagagaaaactgaagcccagggtgCTCAGAGCTCTCACACCAGTGCACAGCCTCTTGGGCAACGAAGCTCCCCTGGACACCCCCACTGCGGCAGGCAACCTGTGAGCCCCAGGGACCCCTGA